One region of Macadamia integrifolia cultivar HAES 741 chromosome 11, SCU_Mint_v3, whole genome shotgun sequence genomic DNA includes:
- the LOC122093709 gene encoding uncharacterized protein LOC122093709: MSMSLLSSPNLSRKIQVSLKETSSAGFLNRHVSPILQFSPLPNRIQLLRTSSDPVILRSSWKPVGFSSRRSKGFSARAENGEGEPKNVIDEAEAARGESTMPSRFRYLTKEAPDRPVRWPWLIALAFLVYGWRTVLWELSNWRKLALGIAQFVGYISKLVLAIIFHFIGEPVTALIRFIETTLYTLRSIYSGIVASAPVPELTVVIMMTSVVLAIAEATVPDSVNSQTYILTIAGILAFGAVWGSIPELLFWLLLLGLFAFSRFVKKRDGVSSALPVAAALAAVGQPWVRAVVLVSYLALAITHHSKKLEEGNTDVEVGTTVRRLPLPLLGAALVIGIHLAAKWVRYRHLTWMIV, encoded by the exons ATGTCGATGTCTCTTTTGTCCTCTCCAAATTTATCCCGGAAAATCCAAGTTTCTCTTAAAGAAACCTCATCGGCTGGTTTCCTCAATCGACATGTTAGTCCCATTCTTCAGTTTTCTCCTTTGCCAAATAGAATTCAGCTTTTAAGGACCAGCTCAGATCCCGTTATCTTGCGTTCTTCCTGGAAACCGGTAGGGTTTTCGTCCCGCAGAAGTAAAGGGTTTTCTGCTCGTGCAGAAAATGGTGAAGGAGAGCCGAAGAATGTTATTGACGAAGCAGAAGCAGCTCGAGGAGAGAGTACAATGCCTTCTCGCTTCCGTTATTTGACTAAGGAAGCTCCTGATCGCCCTGTGAGGTGGCCATGGCTGATAG CCCTGGCATTCCTTGTTTACGGCTGGAGAACGGTCTTGTGGGAACTTTCTAACTGGAGAAAGCTTGCTTTGGGAATAGCCCAGTTTGTGGGTTACATCTCGAAACTTGTGTTGGCCATTATCTTCCATTTTATTGGTGAGCCGGTTACTGCTTTGATCAGATTCATTGAGACCACACTGTACACACTTCGGTCTATATACTCTGGCATAGTGGCCTCTGCTCCTGTTCCGGAGTTGACGGTGGTCATCATGATGACTTCAGTAGTACTCGCCATTGCAGAAGCCACAGTCCCAGATTCAGTAAACAGCCAGACTTACATTCTCACAATAGCTGGCATACTTGCCTTTGGAGCCGTATGGGGATCCATTCCAGAGCTGCTTTTCTGGTTACTTCTGTTGGGATTGTTCGCATTTTCTCGGTTtgtgaagaagagagatggtGTCTCATCTGCATTGCCTGTTGCTGCTGCACTGGCTGCTGTTGGGCAGCCTTGGGTTAGAGCAGTGGTTTTGGTTTCCTATCTGGCTCTTGCCATCACTCACCACTCAAAGAAACTCGAAGAAGGAAATACTGATGTAGAAGTTGGAACAACAGTTAGGAGGCTTCCTCTGCCATTGTTGGGTGCTGCACTGGTAATCGGAATCCATCTTGCTGCCAAGTGGGTTCGATACCGGCATTTGACATGGATGATAGTATAA